A genomic window from Silvibacterium dinghuense includes:
- a CDS encoding DUF1801 domain-containing protein → MRTGLLRFDGTVAHDPAIDAWMKAHENALGAIARTWFDVMRRCGDEVRELLHDGCPTACFGDVPFAYVHAFTSHVNVGFFQGASLPDPSRLLEGSGRFMRHVKLRPDRAIDAAALRILIETAYADIKARVENGE, encoded by the coding sequence ATGAGAACAGGATTGCTGCGCTTCGATGGTACGGTCGCACACGATCCCGCGATCGACGCCTGGATGAAGGCACATGAGAATGCGCTGGGAGCCATCGCGCGCACCTGGTTCGATGTAATGCGGCGATGCGGGGATGAGGTCCGAGAGCTGTTGCATGATGGCTGCCCGACGGCTTGCTTTGGCGACGTGCCCTTCGCTTATGTCCATGCCTTCACTTCCCACGTGAATGTGGGCTTCTTTCAGGGAGCTTCGCTGCCGGACCCGTCCCGGCTCCTGGAGGGGAGCGGCAGGTTCATGCGTCACGTAAAGCTGAGGCCGGACCGTGCGATCGATGCTGCCGCGCTCCGCATCCTCATTGAGACGGCCTATGCGGACATCAAGGCGCGCGTAGAAAACGGGGAGTAG
- a CDS encoding AsmA family protein encodes MTGTDAGETPVPARRYDKALRILSLLLIVSVLVAAFIVPLVNINRYHRTITDTIERSLGHPVHIGSVKLQMLPRPGLAITDFVVEENADFGAEPMLRAPSVTVSLRLSSLWRRRLEVSRIDLDQASVNLVRNAQGQWNFGTLLEQASHTANAPTAQRHSGASPRFPYIEFSGARFNFKSGVEKSGFSFLNSDLSIWLESANEWRLRFEAQPVRTDMSLDLEDTGTIQVDGSLDRAAALNQMPVRLHAEWNHAELGQAGEMLLGFDAGWRGDLRADADLAGPIENLQVKTHLRVGNAHREEFTPMNAFDIDARCQAGYRHAARALDGLTCLWPVESGHLLLTGNVADIAARKAQLAFEINQVPASFAVNVLGLLRSELPTDLEAKGTIAGTFHYDTESEAAPELTGDATVTPLEVSFAGDGTPFRFASLHFVARGAEPVAAKPTGRKHKKEMTPAASPAAQGIVLEPATMEMGGSAPFGISGEMTQAGFSFHLVGAAPMARLRQLAGALGSLHPLMAHVAPQGTANIDLTFARPWTAEPAIAADGSLLPRYADVQGWLRLEKAQAVLPWLSDPVELASATVNFDDTGMHWANVAATLHGIALRGSLDAALRCESVCPARLNLDVPQLDAAALETVLLGSGHPGALVQAILSEVEPKKSWPALEGQVHVGAFTLGTLTLHDVRAQIAADGRGWTIPSLDASALNGSLHASGRMDGSHGAPRYSLKTTWSGVAMAPVAALFAEKWPATGTLDGGADLTLSGYTEADLLSSAQGRFHWQWNHGSLTAPAGRLAAGAMAPSGFTQWNASGTIGNGALVLGNAAPAAGAVAGKIGFDRGLSLSWPEGQIVGGTLAHPLVTAKP; translated from the coding sequence ATGACCGGAACCGATGCGGGCGAGACGCCCGTCCCGGCGCGCCGTTACGACAAGGCGCTGCGCATCCTCTCCCTGCTGCTGATCGTGTCTGTGCTGGTGGCCGCCTTTATCGTGCCGCTGGTGAATATCAATCGTTATCACCGGACGATCACGGATACGATCGAACGCAGCCTCGGGCATCCGGTGCATATCGGCTCGGTAAAGCTGCAGATGCTGCCGCGCCCGGGGCTTGCCATCACCGATTTTGTGGTGGAAGAGAATGCGGACTTCGGTGCGGAGCCGATGCTGCGTGCGCCTTCAGTCACGGTCTCACTGCGGCTGAGCTCCCTGTGGCGGCGCAGGCTCGAGGTGAGCCGCATCGATCTCGACCAGGCGAGCGTCAATCTCGTGCGCAATGCGCAGGGGCAGTGGAATTTCGGCACGCTGCTCGAGCAGGCCTCGCACACCGCGAACGCGCCTACCGCGCAGCGGCATTCGGGCGCGAGCCCGCGCTTTCCCTATATCGAGTTCTCCGGTGCCCGCTTCAACTTCAAGTCCGGTGTTGAAAAATCCGGATTCTCTTTCCTGAACAGCGATCTCTCCATCTGGCTTGAATCGGCGAATGAGTGGCGGCTGCGCTTCGAGGCGCAGCCGGTGCGCACCGATATGAGTCTCGACCTCGAAGACACCGGCACGATCCAGGTGGATGGCTCGCTCGATCGCGCAGCCGCACTCAACCAGATGCCGGTCAGGCTGCACGCCGAGTGGAACCACGCCGAGCTGGGGCAGGCCGGAGAGATGCTGCTTGGTTTCGATGCTGGATGGCGCGGCGATCTGCGTGCCGACGCCGATCTGGCCGGCCCGATCGAGAATCTGCAGGTCAAGACGCACCTGCGTGTCGGCAATGCGCATCGCGAAGAGTTCACACCGATGAATGCCTTCGACATCGATGCCCGTTGCCAGGCCGGATATCGGCATGCGGCGCGGGCGCTCGATGGGCTCACCTGCCTGTGGCCGGTGGAGAGCGGGCATCTGCTGCTGACCGGCAACGTTGCGGATATCGCCGCGCGCAAGGCGCAGCTGGCGTTTGAGATCAACCAGGTTCCGGCCTCCTTTGCGGTCAACGTGTTGGGACTGCTGCGCTCCGAGTTGCCCACGGACCTCGAGGCGAAGGGCACGATCGCAGGCACCTTCCACTACGACACGGAGAGCGAGGCTGCGCCGGAGCTTACCGGGGATGCGACCGTAACTCCGCTCGAAGTCTCGTTTGCAGGGGATGGCACGCCCTTCCGCTTTGCCTCCTTGCACTTTGTGGCGCGGGGCGCAGAGCCGGTGGCAGCGAAGCCCACGGGGCGGAAGCATAAAAAAGAAATGACACCGGCTGCGTCGCCGGCAGCGCAGGGAATCGTTCTCGAGCCGGCAACGATGGAGATGGGGGGCAGTGCTCCCTTCGGTATCTCCGGTGAGATGACGCAGGCAGGATTCTCGTTCCACCTGGTGGGAGCTGCTCCGATGGCGCGCCTGCGCCAGCTGGCCGGGGCGCTTGGATCTCTGCATCCACTGATGGCGCATGTCGCGCCGCAGGGCACGGCGAATATCGATCTGACCTTTGCGCGTCCGTGGACGGCCGAGCCGGCGATCGCGGCCGATGGTTCTCTGCTGCCGCGTTATGCGGATGTGCAGGGCTGGCTGCGTCTCGAAAAGGCGCAGGCCGTTCTGCCCTGGCTGAGCGATCCGGTAGAGCTGGCTTCCGCTACGGTGAATTTCGACGACACAGGCATGCACTGGGCGAATGTCGCAGCGACGCTGCACGGCATTGCGCTGCGCGGCTCGCTGGATGCTGCACTGCGTTGCGAGAGCGTGTGCCCGGCGCGGCTGAATCTCGATGTGCCCCAGCTCGATGCGGCGGCGCTGGAGACGGTGCTGCTCGGCTCCGGGCATCCGGGTGCTCTGGTGCAGGCGATTTTGTCCGAGGTCGAGCCGAAGAAGAGCTGGCCTGCGCTTGAAGGACAGGTCCATGTGGGAGCCTTCACGCTGGGCACGCTGACGCTGCACGATGTACGTGCGCAGATTGCCGCCGATGGGCGCGGCTGGACGATTCCGTCGCTCGATGCGAGCGCGCTGAACGGCAGCCTGCATGCTTCGGGGCGAATGGACGGCTCACACGGCGCGCCGCGCTACAGCCTCAAGACGACGTGGAGCGGCGTGGCCATGGCTCCGGTTGCCGCGCTCTTTGCCGAGAAGTGGCCTGCAACGGGAACGCTCGATGGGGGCGCGGACCTGACGCTCTCCGGCTACACGGAGGCTGATCTTCTCTCCTCGGCGCAGGGCCGCTTTCACTGGCAGTGGAACCACGGCTCGCTGACAGCTCCGGCTGGACGTCTCGCGGCGGGCGCCATGGCGCCGTCGGGCTTTACGCAGTGGAATGCTTCGGGAACAATCGGCAACGGTGCGCTGGTGCTGGGAAATGCTGCGCCGGCAGCCGGTGCTGTTGCCGGCAAGATTGGTTTTGATCGCGGCTTGAGCCTGAGCTGGCCCGAAGGACAGATCGTCGGCGGAACACTGGCGCATCCGCTGGTGACGGCCAAGCCGTAG
- a CDS encoding zinc ribbon domain-containing protein, with amino-acid sequence MRQNGFASPREAKIGSDISEELRLIPRWSMVGALAAFALTEYYFWVVLPAHRHHPSPLPVALRFYLLISWGALAALYVLMMGYISNDAPRRGMSARLWMVCVVMPGGIGAVLYFLLRQPILTSCPSCGTRITGNDHFCPHCAYQIAPCCGNCYRTTSITDLFCTHCGHDLASDHRPARLQAFPG; translated from the coding sequence TTGAGGCAAAACGGTTTTGCTTCGCCGCGTGAGGCGAAGATCGGCAGCGACATCAGCGAAGAGCTTCGACTGATCCCACGATGGTCCATGGTGGGAGCGCTTGCAGCATTTGCTCTGACCGAATACTACTTCTGGGTGGTGCTGCCCGCGCACCGCCACCATCCCAGCCCGTTGCCGGTGGCCCTGCGCTTCTACCTGCTGATCAGCTGGGGAGCGCTGGCCGCGCTCTACGTGCTGATGATGGGCTACATCAGCAATGACGCTCCGCGGCGCGGCATGAGCGCGCGCCTGTGGATGGTCTGCGTGGTGATGCCGGGCGGTATCGGCGCGGTGCTCTACTTCCTGCTGCGCCAGCCGATTCTCACCTCCTGCCCCTCATGCGGCACGCGGATCACAGGAAACGATCACTTCTGTCCGCATTGCGCCTACCAGATAGCTCCATGCTGCGGGAATTGTTATCGCACGACGAGCATCACCGATCTTTTCTGCACCCACTGCGGACACGATCTGGCTTCCGATCATCGCCCGGCCCGGTTGCAGGCCTTCCCGGGCTGA
- a CDS encoding RNA polymerase sigma factor: MSFVRKLEILVEKSVFAPASSVSEAEMSTAALSLTQQARAENLAIAQGLRGGDAELLDRLILQYQHRLLRYLMYLTSNREIAEDLFQETWMRVLTRGSQYNGSARFDTWLFTIARNLVIDFRRRRTMASLEEMSENDEDERPYEVASNEPNPFDHYQSSENAGRMAEALLTLEPLQREVLILRFHEELSLEEIAQVTRAPLSTVKSRLYRGLATLRPRVESRAEAKMETMPVAREVR; this comes from the coding sequence ATGAGTTTCGTCCGCAAACTCGAGATTCTTGTCGAAAAGAGCGTCTTCGCTCCGGCTTCGTCCGTCTCTGAAGCTGAGATGAGCACTGCAGCCCTATCACTGACCCAGCAGGCGCGCGCCGAGAACCTGGCCATCGCCCAGGGATTGCGTGGTGGCGACGCCGAACTGCTGGATCGTCTGATCCTGCAGTATCAGCACCGCCTGCTCCGCTATCTGATGTACCTCACCAGCAATCGTGAGATTGCCGAAGACCTTTTCCAGGAGACCTGGATGCGGGTGCTGACGCGCGGTTCGCAGTACAACGGCTCGGCCCGCTTCGATACCTGGCTGTTCACGATTGCGCGCAACCTGGTGATCGACTTCCGGCGCCGCCGGACCATGGCCAGCCTCGAAGAGATGAGCGAGAACGACGAGGACGAGCGCCCCTACGAGGTGGCCAGCAACGAGCCCAATCCTTTCGATCATTACCAGAGCAGCGAAAATGCCGGCCGCATGGCCGAGGCCCTGCTTACGCTCGAGCCGCTGCAGCGCGAAGTCCTGATCCTGCGCTTCCATGAGGAGCTCTCGCTCGAGGAGATCGCGCAGGTGACGCGGGCTCCGCTTTCGACGGTCAAGTCGCGGCTCTATCGCGGCCTGGCGACGCTGCGGCCGCGGGTGGAGAGCCGGGCAGAAGCAAAGATGGAAACCATGCCGGTGGCGAGGGAGGTGCGATGA
- a CDS encoding double zinc ribbon domain-containing protein: MRQSGNSPLHEAKTGSDISQELHLIPRWSMLGALIAFALTEYYFLVVLPMHNHHPSALPVALHFYLVLSWGALAAVSMLMMGYISNDAPRRGMSARLWMVCVVMPGGIGAVLYFLLRQPILTSCPSCGTRITGNYHFCPQCAYQVSASCGNCYRTTSITDLFCTHCGHDLASDHRPARLQAFPG; the protein is encoded by the coding sequence ATGCGGCAAAGCGGAAACTCGCCCTTGCATGAGGCGAAGACGGGCAGCGATATCAGCCAGGAGCTGCATCTGATTCCGCGCTGGTCGATGCTCGGCGCGCTGATCGCCTTCGCGCTCACGGAATACTACTTCCTGGTTGTGCTTCCCATGCACAACCACCATCCCAGCGCGCTGCCGGTGGCCCTGCACTTTTATCTTGTGCTCAGCTGGGGAGCGCTGGCCGCCGTCTCCATGCTGATGATGGGCTACATCAGCAATGACGCTCCGCGGCGCGGCATGAGCGCGCGCCTGTGGATGGTCTGCGTGGTGATGCCGGGCGGCATCGGCGCGGTGCTCTACTTCCTGCTGCGCCAGCCGATCCTCACCTCCTGCCCCTCATGCGGCACGCGGATCACGGGGAATTATCACTTCTGTCCGCAATGCGCTTACCAGGTATCGGCAAGCTGCGGAAACTGCTATCGCACGACGAGCATCACCGATCTTTTCTGCACGCACTGCGGACACGATCTGGCTTCCGATCATCGCCCGGCCCGTCTGCAGGCCTTCCCCGGCTAG
- the rlmB gene encoding 23S rRNA (guanosine(2251)-2'-O)-methyltransferase RlmB: protein MEILYGLHPVEEALRSGSRRFDHVCVARERGDKRLQKVIDACREGGVRIRFESKEELTRMAKTAGHQGVVAVVREREFLEIEDLLASPSGQSRLMLALDGLEDPQNLGALLRTADASGVDGVVMTERRAAPLSAVAIKASAGAAEHVRIARVVNLVRALEQLKEQNIWVVGLDERGTQAYDEYDFTSNTVVVLGREGDGMHDLVKKSCDHLLRIPMAGKVSSLNVSAAGAVVLFEAARQRRQKAAPAEAAKPRKEKKGLGS, encoded by the coding sequence ATGGAAATTCTTTACGGCCTCCACCCGGTCGAGGAGGCCTTGCGCTCCGGCAGCCGGCGCTTTGACCACGTATGCGTGGCGCGCGAACGCGGCGACAAGCGGCTACAGAAGGTCATCGACGCCTGCCGCGAGGGCGGCGTCCGCATCCGCTTCGAATCGAAGGAAGAACTGACCCGGATGGCCAAGACCGCCGGACACCAGGGCGTGGTCGCCGTGGTCCGGGAACGCGAATTCCTGGAGATTGAAGACCTGCTTGCATCCCCCTCCGGCCAGTCCCGTCTCATGCTGGCTCTCGACGGCCTGGAAGACCCGCAGAACCTGGGCGCCCTGCTGCGCACCGCCGACGCCTCCGGCGTCGATGGCGTGGTCATGACCGAGCGCCGCGCCGCGCCACTCTCCGCTGTCGCCATCAAGGCCTCGGCCGGAGCCGCCGAGCATGTCCGCATCGCCCGCGTCGTCAACCTGGTCCGCGCGCTCGAGCAGCTCAAGGAGCAGAACATCTGGGTCGTCGGCCTGGACGAGCGCGGCACCCAGGCTTACGACGAGTACGATTTCACGTCGAATACGGTGGTAGTGCTGGGCCGCGAAGGCGACGGCATGCACGACCTGGTCAAGAAGAGCTGCGACCACCTGCTGCGCATTCCCATGGCCGGCAAGGTGTCCTCGCTCAACGTCTCGGCCGCCGGCGCCGTGGTCCTTTTCGAGGCCGCCCGCCAGCGCCGACAGAAAGCCGCACCCGCCGAAGCGGCCAAGCCCCGCAAGGAGAAAAAAGGCCTCGGTTCATGA
- the lepB gene encoding signal peptidase I — protein sequence MEQTLEPQNGKQTESKGTREKDETPFEAFASICGVLVLGLFAFAFVFQNFAIPSGSMEKTLLVGDHVMVDRITLAPPAHWAPFVHHRDVKRGDIIVFFKPGEPDLYLVKRVVGVPGDHIHLVNGIVYLNGVAQNEPQAGKPAPDAIYPYRDDFPAFAPPERSEVTAEWQVDLPNHIQNGDLVVPEGKYFAMGDNRTVSLDSRYWGFVPRANIVGRPLFVYWSFITPETQYEKTGMGDRIAAVGHILLHFFDQTRWSRTLHLVK from the coding sequence CAGACGCTCGAGCCCCAGAACGGCAAGCAGACCGAAAGCAAAGGCACCAGGGAAAAGGACGAAACTCCGTTCGAGGCATTTGCTTCGATCTGCGGCGTGCTGGTTCTTGGACTGTTCGCGTTTGCCTTCGTCTTTCAGAACTTCGCGATTCCCTCTGGTTCCATGGAGAAGACGCTGCTGGTAGGCGACCACGTGATGGTGGATCGCATCACGCTGGCGCCACCCGCGCACTGGGCGCCGTTCGTGCACCATCGCGACGTAAAGCGTGGCGATATCATCGTCTTTTTCAAGCCGGGTGAGCCGGACCTTTATCTTGTGAAGCGTGTCGTCGGTGTGCCCGGCGATCATATTCATCTGGTGAACGGCATCGTGTATTTGAACGGCGTGGCGCAGAACGAGCCTCAGGCCGGCAAGCCCGCGCCGGATGCGATCTACCCCTATCGCGACGATTTCCCGGCCTTCGCTCCACCCGAGCGTAGCGAGGTGACGGCGGAGTGGCAGGTCGATCTGCCGAACCACATCCAGAATGGCGATCTCGTCGTGCCCGAGGGCAAGTATTTCGCCATGGGCGACAACCGCACGGTGAGCCTGGACAGCCGCTACTGGGGCTTCGTGCCGCGTGCCAACATCGTCGGCCGCCCGCTCTTCGTCTACTGGTCGTTCATCACCCCGGAGACGCAGTACGAGAAGACCGGCATGGGCGATCGCATTGCTGCCGTCGGACATATCCTCCTGCACTTCTTCGATCAAACGCGGTGGAGCCGTACGCTTCATCTGGTGAAGTAG